A stretch of the Pedobacter sp. MC2016-14 genome encodes the following:
- a CDS encoding nuclear transport factor 2 family protein, with translation MKTTILIVLLVLFGLKWSFAQSTTQTPSSNTTIPTKAEQEILDLSRAKWLWMADKKLDTLDDLFVERAVFVHMSGSSNKAREMEVIKSGMIWYKKAEIYSATVNIFGNTAILLNDIDLQAVVGGNEVVNPFMVTEVYLKEKGKWRMGSLTFSHLRRPVKMVINK, from the coding sequence ATGAAAACAACAATCCTTATCGTATTATTGGTATTATTCGGTTTAAAATGGTCGTTTGCACAGAGTACAACGCAAACACCCTCATCAAATACTACAATTCCTACAAAAGCTGAGCAGGAAATCCTTGATCTTTCCAGGGCAAAATGGCTGTGGATGGCAGACAAAAAATTAGATACCTTAGATGACCTCTTTGTTGAGCGCGCGGTCTTTGTTCACATGAGCGGAAGCTCAAATAAAGCCAGGGAAATGGAAGTGATTAAAAGCGGTATGATTTGGTATAAGAAAGCCGAAATTTACAGTGCTACGGTAAATATTTTCGGAAACACCGCAATACTCCTGAACGATATTGACTTGCAGGCCGTTGTTGGCGGAAATGAAGTGGTTAACCCCTTTATGGTAACCGAAGTATATCTGAAAGAAAAAGGAAAGTGGAGAATGGGGTCATTGACCTTCTCGCATTTGAGAAGACCTGTTAAAATGGTTATCAATAAATAG
- a CDS encoding molybdopterin cofactor-binding domain-containing protein: MSVSEEVEHLSRRNFLKIAGIGSTALCLGLYMSGEAEAKVINAVPNPLGNAGVELAAWIIINTNGKVTLICHRAEMGQGVYHSIAQIIAEELEVDLYGVDIQLTQGDEKKYGSQLTGGSSTVRGSYKNLLKLSATAREVLIMAAASRWKVPAEDCYAELGHVIHRSSGKKFHYGELVEEASKLSAPATVKLKERKDYKVIGKASHRRDSPMKTNGEAIFGIDKRIPGLKFAAVERNPRMRGKVKSFDASAALKVPGVSHVFKVVMGVWDTDREGVAVVANSTWAAMQGKKALRIEWDDTGFEHVSTPEIYKRHRELLQSSEGLPLKTQGDPTGVIAQAKDKLDVVYETPYQSHSCMEPVNCIAHFQGDKVEIWGPVQAPNWIQDYVSKKLGLAREKVIVNMTFLGGGFGRKAMPDYPYEAVMVSKEIGAPVQVVWTREDDATQGPYRPGVSYRCEGAVEKGEITALKFRMAGQNNDHWRGGDNGKPNRSTSEGFLKPYYDSIKNISFADVPFKTPIPTSFWRSVYASTNGFAYESFLDEIAQKAMQDPLELRRKYLKDERSQLLIDKMEAVSGWKSRKKNEGYGVAITECFASTVGHIVKVSKAKTGGIHIDKVWVVVDCGWYVNPDIIKAQVEGSVVMAIGAATTHEITFKDGMVEQRNFYDYKMPRITDIPPTEVYIMENDADAGGMGEPGFPPFAPALTNAIFDLTGKRIRKLPFDLAAV, from the coding sequence ATGTCAGTATCAGAAGAAGTTGAGCACCTGTCCAGAAGGAATTTCCTTAAGATTGCAGGTATAGGAAGTACGGCCCTTTGCCTTGGACTATATATGTCTGGCGAGGCTGAAGCAAAAGTAATCAATGCAGTGCCAAATCCTCTTGGCAATGCAGGTGTAGAATTGGCCGCCTGGATCATCATTAATACCAATGGTAAGGTGACGCTGATTTGTCACCGGGCAGAAATGGGCCAGGGTGTTTACCATTCCATTGCCCAGATTATTGCGGAAGAACTGGAAGTTGATTTGTATGGGGTAGATATTCAGCTTACGCAGGGCGATGAGAAAAAATACGGCAGCCAGCTAACGGGCGGCAGCTCTACTGTACGAGGAAGTTACAAAAACCTCCTCAAGTTGAGTGCAACTGCACGTGAAGTACTAATTATGGCCGCGGCATCCCGCTGGAAAGTACCTGCTGAGGATTGCTATGCTGAATTGGGGCATGTAATCCATAGGTCTTCAGGCAAAAAATTCCATTATGGTGAACTGGTAGAAGAAGCCAGCAAACTAAGCGCACCCGCAACAGTAAAATTAAAGGAAAGAAAAGACTATAAGGTGATCGGCAAAGCATCGCACCGCCGTGACTCACCCATGAAAACCAATGGTGAAGCCATTTTTGGAATTGACAAAAGAATTCCGGGTTTAAAATTTGCTGCCGTTGAACGGAACCCGCGTATGCGGGGAAAAGTGAAAAGCTTTGATGCTTCTGCTGCGTTAAAGGTTCCCGGCGTAAGCCATGTATTTAAAGTAGTGATGGGTGTATGGGACACGGATCGCGAGGGCGTAGCTGTGGTAGCCAACTCTACCTGGGCGGCCATGCAAGGCAAAAAAGCGCTACGAATAGAATGGGATGACACTGGCTTTGAACACGTTAGTACACCAGAAATCTACAAACGCCATCGCGAATTGCTACAAAGCAGCGAAGGCTTGCCTTTAAAGACGCAGGGCGACCCAACAGGAGTTATTGCCCAGGCAAAAGACAAGCTGGATGTAGTTTATGAAACACCTTACCAGTCTCACAGTTGCATGGAACCGGTAAACTGCATTGCTCATTTTCAGGGCGATAAAGTAGAAATTTGGGGACCTGTACAGGCACCCAACTGGATCCAGGATTATGTGAGTAAAAAATTGGGCCTGGCAAGGGAGAAGGTTATTGTGAACATGACCTTTTTGGGTGGAGGATTTGGAAGAAAGGCAATGCCGGACTATCCATATGAAGCGGTTATGGTTTCAAAAGAGATTGGAGCACCGGTACAGGTGGTTTGGACCAGGGAAGATGATGCCACACAGGGGCCTTACCGTCCGGGGGTCTCTTACCGTTGCGAAGGGGCTGTGGAGAAAGGTGAAATTACTGCGCTCAAATTCCGGATGGCGGGTCAAAATAACGACCACTGGCGGGGTGGTGACAATGGAAAGCCAAACAGAAGTACCTCAGAGGGATTTTTAAAACCTTATTATGACAGTATAAAAAACATCAGTTTTGCGGATGTACCTTTTAAAACACCGATACCCACCAGTTTCTGGCGTTCGGTATACGCATCTACCAACGGCTTTGCCTATGAAAGCTTTTTAGACGAAATTGCCCAAAAAGCCATGCAAGATCCGCTTGAACTGAGAAGGAAATACCTGAAGGATGAAAGAAGCCAGCTCCTGATCGATAAAATGGAAGCGGTTTCGGGTTGGAAAAGCAGAAAAAAGAACGAGGGCTATGGCGTAGCCATTACGGAATGTTTTGCCAGTACCGTTGGCCATATAGTTAAGGTGTCTAAAGCGAAAACCGGCGGCATCCACATTGACAAAGTTTGGGTAGTGGTGGACTGCGGCTGGTACGTGAACCCTGACATCATCAAAGCCCAGGTGGAAGGTAGTGTGGTGATGGCTATAGGCGCGGCAACTACTCATGAGATTACCTTTAAGGATGGTATGGTAGAGCAACGAAATTTCTATGATTACAAAATGCCGAGGATCACGGACATTCCGCCGACCGAAGTATACATTATGGAAAACGATGCTGATGCGGGCGGTATGGGCGAACCTGGATTCCCCCCCTTTGCCCCTGCCTTAACGAATGCCATTTTCGACTTAACAGGCAAAAGGATCAGAAAACTTCCGTTTGACCTGGCAGCAGTTTAA
- a CDS encoding aldo/keto reductase: protein MQTVKLNNGIEMPVLGFGVFQVTDLAECERSVVDAIETGYRLIDTAQSYMNEEAVGTAIKKSGVAREELFVTTKLWIKAQGYEGTKKAFEASLKKLQLEYLDLYLIHQPFGDVYGEWRAMEELYKAGKVRAIGVSNFQPDRLIDLIVNNEIVPAVNQVETHPFHQQLEAQQFMLDNNVQIESWGPFAEGKNDLFSNALLKSIGDKYNKSIAQIVLRWLTQRGVVAIPKSVRKERMAENLNIFDFELTEQDILDIKTLDTNTSSFFDHRDPAMVKWLGERKL from the coding sequence ATGCAAACAGTTAAATTAAATAATGGTATTGAAATGCCGGTTCTGGGATTCGGTGTATTTCAGGTAACAGACCTGGCAGAATGTGAAAGAAGTGTGGTGGATGCGATTGAAACTGGATACAGGTTAATTGACACAGCGCAATCTTACATGAATGAAGAAGCAGTAGGAACAGCGATTAAAAAAAGCGGAGTAGCCCGGGAGGAACTTTTTGTAACCACGAAGCTTTGGATAAAAGCGCAAGGATACGAAGGTACAAAGAAGGCATTTGAAGCCTCCCTTAAGAAACTACAGCTTGAGTATTTGGACTTGTATCTGATCCATCAACCTTTTGGAGACGTTTATGGTGAGTGGCGGGCAATGGAGGAATTGTACAAAGCCGGGAAGGTTAGGGCAATTGGTGTGAGCAATTTTCAGCCGGACAGACTAATTGACCTGATCGTAAATAATGAGATAGTTCCGGCAGTGAACCAGGTTGAAACACATCCCTTTCACCAGCAACTGGAAGCACAGCAGTTTATGCTGGACAATAATGTTCAAATAGAATCCTGGGGACCGTTTGCAGAGGGCAAAAATGATTTGTTCAGCAATGCTCTTCTTAAATCTATTGGGGATAAATACAATAAATCAATTGCCCAGATAGTGTTACGCTGGCTAACTCAAAGAGGTGTTGTAGCCATACCAAAGTCGGTACGTAAAGAGCGCATGGCAGAAAACCTGAATATTTTTGATTTTGAACTTACGGAACAGGATATACTTGACATTAAAACCCTGGACACAAATACCAGCAGCTTTTTTGATCACCGCGACCCGGCAATGGTGAAATGGCTTGGAGAGCGAAAACTTTAA
- a CDS encoding AraC family transcriptional regulator yields MTKAESLEDFYKHKLNYLPVDLHKDLGHFNVFRLEDCTGVNAKPITYNRRDFFKITLIRGKNRYHYADKSIEIDGSTLVFFNPHVPYTWEPLTSETTGFFCIFTKSFFTENIGLGLNDLPMYRTDGKPAYILSEQEDEQIAGIFKRMFEEIASDYTFKYDLIRNYITELTHIALKSRPSESLYRHPDAKSRITSIFTELLERQFPIESPSQRFSMRSAKNFAEQLSVHVNHLNRAIKETTGRTTTDLIAERLLSEAKSLLKHTDWNVSEIGYSLGFEEPAHFNNFFKKQTQLTPSRYRMA; encoded by the coding sequence ATGACAAAAGCTGAATCACTGGAAGACTTTTACAAGCACAAATTAAATTATCTGCCCGTTGACCTGCATAAGGACCTCGGGCATTTTAATGTTTTTAGACTGGAAGATTGCACGGGTGTTAATGCCAAACCGATTACCTATAACCGCAGGGATTTTTTTAAGATTACCTTAATCCGCGGTAAAAACAGGTACCACTATGCCGACAAGAGCATTGAAATTGACGGCAGTACCCTGGTATTTTTTAATCCGCATGTACCTTATACCTGGGAGCCTTTAACCAGCGAAACCACGGGCTTTTTCTGTATCTTCACAAAATCCTTTTTTACTGAAAACATAGGTCTTGGCTTAAATGACCTGCCCATGTACCGCACAGACGGGAAGCCTGCCTATATCCTTAGCGAGCAGGAAGATGAGCAGATTGCCGGAATTTTTAAAAGAATGTTTGAAGAGATTGCATCTGACTATACTTTTAAGTATGACCTGATCAGGAATTACATTACGGAACTGACACACATTGCCCTGAAATCCAGGCCTTCGGAAAGCTTATACCGGCATCCTGATGCGAAATCGCGCATTACCTCTATTTTTACTGAATTGCTGGAAAGACAATTTCCTATCGAAAGCCCATCACAAAGGTTTAGTATGCGTTCTGCCAAGAATTTTGCTGAACAACTTTCTGTACATGTGAACCATCTGAACAGGGCAATTAAAGAAACTACCGGCAGGACAACGACAGATTTAATTGCGGAAAGGTTGCTGAGCGAGGCGAAATCCCTGCTGAAGCATACAGACTGGAATGTATCTGAAATTGGTTACAGTCTGGGGTTTGAGGAACCTGCACATTTTAATAATTTTTTTAAGAAGCAAACACAACTTACACCTAGCCGCTACAGGATGGCCTAA
- a CDS encoding flavodoxin, with protein MNKNIKSIALMTALLLNILCGCSKAQSTASEKGEMLKDKNVLIVYLSRTKNTKAIAEMIHKNVGGTLASLELKTPYPEDYKAIVDQVAKENETGYLPPLATQIDNMEKYDIIFLGFPTWGMQLPPPVKSFLKQYNFKGKTLVPFNTNAGYGIGSSFDTVRDLSPGGHILEGYTTKGGIERDGVLFVIQGTKEKQVQVEITTWLKKLKMII; from the coding sequence ATGAACAAGAACATTAAATCTATTGCGTTGATGACGGCGCTGCTTTTGAACATTCTTTGTGGTTGTTCAAAAGCACAAAGTACCGCATCTGAAAAGGGGGAAATGTTGAAAGATAAAAATGTATTGATCGTTTACTTGTCCCGTACTAAAAATACGAAGGCGATAGCAGAGATGATCCATAAAAATGTTGGTGGAACTTTGGCCTCTTTGGAGCTTAAAACCCCCTATCCTGAAGATTATAAAGCTATTGTAGACCAAGTGGCCAAAGAAAATGAAACCGGCTACTTGCCACCGCTTGCAACACAGATTGACAATATGGAGAAATATGACATTATATTTCTTGGCTTTCCGACCTGGGGAATGCAATTGCCGCCACCTGTTAAAAGCTTCCTGAAGCAATATAATTTTAAAGGAAAAACCCTGGTTCCTTTTAACACCAATGCTGGCTACGGAATTGGAAGCTCTTTTGATACGGTAAGGGATTTAAGCCCCGGAGGTCATATACTGGAAGGCTATACTACAAAAGGGGGTATAGAAAGGGATGGCGTATTATTTGTGATACAGGGAACAAAAGAAAAACAGGTACAGGTGGAAATAACGACCTGGTTAAAGAAACTAAAAATGATTATTTAA
- a CDS encoding carboxymuconolactone decarboxylase family protein: protein MKLTQKAAVLLILCMMALSVKSQQHKPMNTTLTSKEKGLVTLASYAAKGDLLKLKVACITALDSGITVNEIREGLVHIYAYCGFPRSLRGLMTFMDVLKERKAKGINDTQGREASPVKDSRSKYERGKETLEKLSGVKEGGTKTGYAAFAPEIEAFLKEHLFADIFDRDILTYQERELVTVAVLSSIGGVEPMLRSHLGLCLNVGIKPGQLREFMSIIKNTVAPADAASAEAVLNEVLKEKA from the coding sequence ATGAAACTAACTCAAAAAGCAGCCGTGCTGCTGATATTATGTATGATGGCATTGAGTGTAAAATCACAACAACATAAACCAATGAACACTACTTTAACCTCAAAGGAAAAGGGACTGGTTACCCTGGCTTCTTATGCTGCAAAAGGGGATTTGCTTAAATTGAAAGTTGCCTGCATTACCGCACTTGATTCGGGAATTACGGTTAATGAAATTAGGGAAGGCTTGGTGCATATTTATGCTTACTGCGGTTTTCCACGAAGTTTAAGGGGCTTAATGACCTTTATGGATGTTTTAAAAGAACGCAAAGCTAAAGGCATTAATGACACACAAGGCCGCGAAGCATCACCAGTTAAAGATTCCAGAAGTAAATATGAACGCGGAAAGGAAACATTGGAGAAGCTTTCCGGAGTTAAGGAAGGTGGTACAAAGACCGGTTACGCTGCTTTTGCACCTGAAATAGAGGCATTCCTTAAGGAGCATTTGTTTGCGGATATTTTTGACCGAGACATTTTAACGTATCAGGAACGGGAATTGGTAACGGTAGCTGTGCTTAGCAGTATAGGGGGTGTTGAGCCCATGCTGCGATCACATTTAGGCCTTTGTTTAAATGTTGGTATAAAGCCTGGACAGTTACGAGAGTTTATGTCAATTATAAAAAACACCGTTGCCCCGGCTGACGCTGCATCAGCGGAAGCTGTTTTAAATGAAGTCCTAAAAGAAAAAGCATAA
- a CDS encoding oxidoreductase: MNTEKIWFVTGASKGLGLTLVKKLLKDGYKVVATSRSIEDLRAAVTEAADSFLPLEMNLKSEASVQQAIEKSISTFGKIDVVVNNAGYGLSGGLEELSDEEARENFDVNVFGALNVIRQVLPHLRKQQSGHIINVSSIGGFTGMFPGFGIYCATKFAMQGFTESLATEVKAFGIHASIVSPGYFRTNFLTAESLNVPKNPIEAYKEVRDSQDAHQNSINGNQPGDPEKGVAVIIAAAEAEHPPLHLFLGQDAYDLAYQKMELVKADLENWKELTTSTGF, encoded by the coding sequence ATGAACACAGAAAAAATTTGGTTTGTTACCGGTGCCTCCAAAGGACTGGGCTTAACCCTTGTTAAAAAATTATTAAAAGATGGCTACAAAGTAGTGGCGACCTCCAGAAGTATCGAAGATTTAAGGGCTGCTGTAACGGAAGCTGCTGACAGCTTCCTACCCCTGGAGATGAATTTAAAATCTGAAGCCAGCGTACAGCAAGCCATCGAAAAATCCATCAGCACTTTTGGCAAAATTGATGTGGTGGTAAACAATGCTGGCTATGGCTTAAGTGGTGGACTAGAAGAATTGAGTGATGAAGAAGCGCGTGAAAACTTTGACGTCAATGTATTTGGTGCTTTGAACGTTATTCGCCAGGTCTTGCCTCATCTAAGGAAACAACAATCGGGTCACATCATTAACGTTTCGTCTATAGGCGGTTTTACAGGAATGTTTCCAGGCTTTGGCATCTATTGCGCCACTAAATTTGCGATGCAGGGCTTCACAGAATCACTGGCTACAGAAGTAAAGGCTTTTGGAATTCATGCCAGTATCGTGTCTCCAGGTTATTTCAGGACTAATTTCCTTACCGCCGAATCTTTAAATGTCCCCAAAAATCCTATTGAAGCTTATAAAGAAGTACGCGACTCACAGGATGCCCATCAAAACAGCATCAACGGCAACCAGCCAGGAGATCCGGAAAAAGGTGTAGCTGTAATTATTGCGGCAGCAGAAGCTGAACATCCCCCGCTTCATTTGTTTCTTGGCCAGGATGCTTATGACCTTGCTTATCAGAAAATGGAACTGGTGAAAGCAGATCTGGAAAACTGGAAGGAATTGACAACTTCAACTGGTTTTTAA
- a CDS encoding (2Fe-2S)-binding protein → MITLKINQQPHTIDADPEMPLLWAIRDLVGLTGTKFGCGVAQCGACVVHLNGEAVRSCVTKVKRAVGQEITTIEGLSANNDHPLQRAWNEADVPQCGYCHSGQLMSAAVLLKEKPNPTDQEIDDAMAGNICRCGTYLRIRKAIHLAAEMQKKEGGVR, encoded by the coding sequence ATGATTACATTAAAAATTAATCAGCAGCCGCATACCATAGATGCAGATCCTGAGATGCCTTTATTATGGGCGATCCGTGATCTTGTTGGCCTAACGGGCACTAAGTTTGGCTGCGGCGTTGCACAATGCGGCGCTTGCGTTGTACACCTTAACGGTGAAGCCGTAAGATCTTGCGTAACCAAAGTAAAGCGGGCTGTTGGGCAGGAAATTACAACAATTGAAGGTTTATCAGCAAACAATGACCATCCTTTACAGCGGGCCTGGAATGAAGCGGATGTTCCGCAATGCGGTTATTGCCATTCTGGTCAGCTGATGTCTGCCGCAGTTTTGTTGAAAGAAAAACCCAACCCAACTGATCAGGAGATTGATGATGCCATGGCCGGCAACATCTGCAGGTGCGGCACCTATCTGCGTATCCGCAAAGCCATACATTTAGCTGCAGAAATGCAAAAGAAGGAAGGTGGTGTAAGATGA
- a CDS encoding aldo/keto reductase has translation MENLENKNAASSFNRRSLLKGGLALAGASLLPDISTAAPGQLTTAPEKDLKGRRKLGHLEVSSIGLGVQNMHRTYQTTIPSRPEMINIIRKAYEKGVTLFDTAEAYGPFECEKILGEATASFRNKIVIETKFGWNIDQNTGQRLPGLNSRPAHIKEVVEGMLKRLRTDRIDLLYQHRVDPAVPIEDVAGAIKDLITEGKVLHYGLSEPGPQTVRRAHAVHPVTAIQNEYSLLWRGPEETIIPLCEELGIGFVCWSPLGVGFTTGAIDENTRFAAGDIRGGESRFSPENLGNNMALVKLLKNWGVKKGATPGQISLAWLLAQKPWIVPIPGTTQMQHMLENIGADEVKFTTEDLKQFNLDLAAISIKGMRLPQAVLNFSNVEAPAKG, from the coding sequence ATGGAAAACTTAGAAAATAAAAATGCTGCTTCCAGCTTTAACCGTCGCAGTTTGCTCAAAGGCGGGCTTGCGCTTGCAGGCGCATCGCTATTACCTGACATCAGTACTGCTGCTCCCGGGCAATTGACAACAGCACCGGAAAAAGATTTAAAAGGACGCCGGAAACTTGGCCATTTGGAGGTTTCCAGTATTGGACTTGGTGTACAGAATATGCACAGAACCTATCAAACAACGATCCCATCCCGACCCGAAATGATCAACATCATCCGAAAGGCCTACGAGAAAGGTGTTACCTTGTTTGATACTGCAGAAGCCTACGGGCCTTTTGAATGTGAAAAGATTCTTGGAGAAGCGACTGCATCATTTAGAAATAAGATTGTAATTGAAACAAAATTTGGTTGGAACATTGATCAAAACACGGGGCAACGACTTCCAGGCTTAAACAGCAGGCCGGCGCATATAAAGGAAGTGGTTGAAGGTATGCTTAAACGTTTGCGCACAGACCGGATTGACCTGTTATACCAACATAGGGTAGATCCGGCGGTGCCCATTGAAGACGTGGCAGGGGCTATAAAAGACCTCATTACCGAGGGTAAAGTATTACACTACGGGTTATCGGAACCGGGGCCACAAACGGTAAGGCGGGCACATGCAGTTCATCCGGTAACAGCTATTCAAAATGAATATTCGCTTTTATGGCGTGGCCCGGAGGAGACCATCATTCCATTGTGTGAAGAACTCGGTATTGGTTTTGTTTGCTGGAGCCCGCTTGGCGTAGGCTTTACCACTGGGGCCATTGACGAAAATACACGCTTTGCTGCTGGCGACATCCGTGGTGGAGAGTCAAGGTTTTCGCCGGAGAACCTGGGCAATAATATGGCGCTGGTTAAATTATTAAAAAACTGGGGCGTAAAGAAAGGGGCCACGCCTGGTCAAATCTCGCTTGCCTGGCTTCTGGCACAAAAACCATGGATTGTACCAATTCCCGGTACAACACAAATGCAACACATGCTGGAGAATATTGGAGCAGATGAGGTAAAATTTACTACAGAAGATTTAAAACAGTTTAATCTGGACTTAGCGGCCATCTCCATTAAGGGTATGCGATTGCCTCAGGCTGTTTTAAACTTTTCAAATGTTGAGGCGCCTGCCAAAGGATAG
- a CDS encoding TonB-dependent siderophore receptor has translation MKPIYFVAMLLWSANLYAQRPKKDTVITINEVVITENGFNTPISKQNRNVYVIDKAMIAKLPARTLQEVLQYANGVDLRQRGPMGGQADVSIDGGSFEQTVVLLNGTKIIDAHTAHNMLNLPIPVEAIERIEVVRGPAARIYGINSLTGAINIITKKPSKSGFLVDAHGGSNFEKDTEGTGKTFYNQGLQLGAVLSKQKHQHSVFGSHDKSNGYRFNTQFENTRLMYQGHIQIDSANEIMTSFGYTKNTFGANGFYAAPADRNSTETVQTTIAALQSKHTLSDRWVLIPRLSYRYNFDDYRYFGKVNPNAGVSKHNTNSFAAELTSSYKLERGELGFGAELRSENINSSNIGKHNRENVGIYTQYRTDLLKNLNVNLGTYINYNSAYKWQVYPGLDASYALNDIFKIVGNIGTSQRLPSFTDLYLNQRPGNIGNPDVSPESAFQTEGGLKALKGNFTFNANVLYRKINRFIDWTRAVVTDPWQANNVGTMVTKGFNVRSGYGLELSGVSKFNFEMAYSYLNSDFEDMDQGLAYKYQLSSLKHQVTNTIDYKYANFSVLFATRLNQRIMGPSYWINDFRISQTIKKLTLYADAQNIFDTQYFEIGAIPLPSRWLSLGVKFVSF, from the coding sequence TGCAAACTTATACGCACAGCGCCCCAAAAAAGACACCGTAATTACCATTAACGAAGTAGTGATTACTGAAAATGGGTTCAATACCCCAATATCTAAACAGAACAGGAACGTATACGTCATTGACAAGGCCATGATTGCTAAATTACCGGCGCGTACGCTACAAGAGGTCTTACAATATGCCAACGGGGTAGACCTGAGACAAAGGGGACCAATGGGTGGTCAGGCTGATGTGAGTATTGATGGGGGAAGTTTTGAACAGACAGTAGTACTTTTAAACGGCACCAAGATTATAGATGCTCACACTGCCCACAACATGCTGAACCTGCCCATCCCGGTAGAAGCTATCGAAAGAATTGAAGTGGTCAGAGGACCTGCTGCTAGGATTTATGGCATCAACAGCTTAACAGGGGCAATTAACATCATTACTAAAAAGCCCAGCAAATCTGGCTTTCTCGTAGATGCCCATGGAGGTTCGAATTTTGAAAAAGATACAGAAGGTACTGGAAAAACATTTTATAACCAGGGACTACAACTTGGTGCAGTACTCAGCAAACAAAAGCATCAGCATTCGGTTTTTGGATCGCACGATAAAAGCAATGGTTACAGGTTCAATACGCAGTTTGAAAATACCAGATTGATGTACCAGGGGCACATTCAAATTGACAGTGCAAATGAGATCATGACTTCTTTTGGTTACACAAAAAATACCTTCGGTGCTAATGGCTTTTACGCCGCTCCGGCAGATAGGAATTCTACGGAGACGGTACAAACTACAATTGCAGCGCTGCAATCAAAACATACCTTATCAGACCGCTGGGTGCTGATACCCAGACTGAGTTACCGGTATAATTTTGATGATTATCGTTATTTTGGCAAGGTAAATCCAAATGCAGGTGTAAGTAAACACAATACAAATTCCTTTGCCGCAGAATTAACCAGCTCGTACAAATTGGAGCGCGGAGAATTGGGCTTTGGTGCCGAGCTTAGAAGCGAAAACATCAACTCTTCAAATATTGGCAAACACAACCGTGAAAACGTGGGCATTTACACCCAATACCGAACTGACTTGCTGAAAAACCTGAATGTGAACCTGGGCACTTACATCAATTATAATTCGGCCTACAAGTGGCAGGTATACCCGGGACTTGATGCCAGTTATGCGCTGAACGATATTTTTAAAATTGTTGGAAATATTGGAACAAGTCAGCGTTTGCCTTCCTTTACAGATTTGTATTTAAACCAACGTCCTGGAAATATCGGAAACCCTGATGTGAGCCCGGAAAGTGCCTTCCAAACCGAAGGAGGGTTAAAGGCGCTGAAAGGGAATTTTACTTTCAATGCTAATGTTTTATATAGGAAAATCAATCGGTTTATAGACTGGACACGTGCAGTAGTCACAGATCCATGGCAGGCCAATAACGTGGGAACTATGGTTACCAAAGGCTTTAACGTACGTTCTGGCTATGGCCTGGAGCTTAGCGGAGTTTCAAAATTCAACTTTGAAATGGCCTATTCTTATCTAAACTCAGATTTTGAAGACATGGATCAAGGTCTTGCCTACAAGTACCAGCTTTCTTCCTTAAAACACCAGGTAACCAACACCATTGATTATAAATATGCCAATTTCTCTGTGTTGTTTGCTACACGCCTTAACCAAAGAATTATGGGCCCGTCTTACTGGATCAACGATTTCAGGATCAGTCAGACCATTAAAAAACTTACACTATATGCTGATGCGCAGAATATTTTTGACACGCAATATTTTGAGATTGGAGCCATTCCGCTTCCTTCACGCTGGTTAAGCCTGGGTGTAAAATTTGTATCTTTCTAG